A window of Ananas comosus cultivar F153 linkage group 4, ASM154086v1, whole genome shotgun sequence contains these coding sequences:
- the LOC109708386 gene encoding uncharacterized protein LOC109708386 isoform X2, protein MERHVQRLLNRVSLVFATAATLSLLHLFFRSSSSSSYCIPSYSPLQPHPNHPHHPQTLTLALTPFPRSSCDAASRSFVPLEKRSAKLRSSAAWRRHVASLSAAVFSPLRALRLLSNSSRVLCVSAGAGQSVAALRDSGVADVTGVDLLDFPPLVSRADPHNLPFFDGVFDLAFTPGLAGALFPTRFAAEMERTVRQGGAIVLALEWWPSSLSPPSLSEARTEGIWALFRRSSILEVSHQGEHV, encoded by the exons ATGGAGCGACATGTGCAGCGGCTTCTGAACCGGGTGTCTCTGGTCttcgccaccgccgccaccctctccctcctccacctcttcttccgctcctcctcctcctcctcctactgcATCCCCTCCTACTCCCCCCTCCAACCCCACCCCAACCATCCCCACCacccccaaaccctaaccctagccctaaccCCCTTCCCCCGCTCCTCCTGCGACGCCGCCTCCCGCTCCTTCGTCCCCCTCGAGAAGCGCTCCGCCAAGCTCCGCTCCTCCGCCGCGTGGCGCCGCCACGTCGcctccctctccgccgccgtgTTCTCCCCCCTCCGCGCCCTTCGCCTCCTCTCCAACTCCTCCCGCGTCCTCTGCGTCTCCGCCGGCGCCGGCCAGTCCGTCGCCGCCCTCCGCGATTCCGGCGTCGCCGACGTCACCGGCGTCGACCTCCTCGATTTCCCCCCGCTCGTCAGCCGCGCCGACCCCCACAATCTCCCCTTCTTCGACGGCGTCTTCGACCTCGCCTTCACCCCTGGCCTCGCCGGCGCGCTCTTCCCCACGAGGTTCGCCGCAGAGATGGAGCGCACCGTGCGGCAGGGCGGGGCCATCGTGCTCGCTCTCGAGTGGTGGCCTTCGTCCTTGTCGCCGCCATCATTGTCGGAGGCTCGAACGGAAGGGATTTGGGCACTCTTCAGGAGATCCAGCATTTTGGAG GTTTCTCACCAAGGAGAACATGTATAA